A section of the Pseudomonas tritici genome encodes:
- the norR gene encoding nitric oxide reductase transcriptional regulator NorR → MTAHSLLTTLLPLVADLSRELPEGERYRRLLQAMRALLPCDAAALLRLDGEWLVPLAVDGLSADTLGRRFKVSEHPRFAVLLSSPGPTRFDSDSELPDPYDGLVDGLHGHLEVHDCMGCPLFVDDQPWGLLTLDALDTERFERVELDALQAFASLAAATVNVAERIERLALRAEDEHQRAEIYRQASGQQHKEMIGQSKSHKRLVEEIKLVGGSDLTVLITGETGVGKELVAQAIHAASTRADKPLISLNCAALPETLVESELFGHVRGAFTGALNERRGKFELANGGTLFLDEVGELSLTVQAKLLRVLQSGQLQRLGSDKEHQVDVRLIAATNRDLAFEVRNGRYRADFYHRLSVYPLQVPALRERGRDVLLLAGYFLEQNRSRMGLGSLRLTSDAQAALLAYNWPGNVRELEHLIGRSALKALGNCRERPRILSLSAQDLDLPDVSAPQIEEQTDMATAVTGDLRQATEHYQRQIISACLERHQHNWASAARELGLDRANLGRMAKRLGMK, encoded by the coding sequence ATGACTGCGCACTCATTGCTCACCACCCTGCTGCCTCTGGTCGCCGACCTGTCCCGCGAGCTGCCTGAAGGCGAGCGTTACCGCCGCCTGCTGCAAGCGATGCGCGCCCTGCTCCCTTGCGATGCCGCCGCGTTGTTGCGCCTGGACGGCGAATGGCTGGTGCCACTGGCCGTCGATGGCTTGAGCGCCGACACCTTGGGTCGACGCTTCAAGGTCAGCGAGCATCCGCGCTTTGCCGTGTTGCTGAGCAGCCCCGGCCCCACGCGCTTTGACAGTGACAGCGAATTGCCCGACCCCTATGACGGCTTGGTGGATGGCCTGCATGGCCACTTGGAAGTGCACGACTGCATGGGCTGCCCGCTGTTCGTCGACGACCAGCCCTGGGGCCTGCTGACCCTGGATGCCCTCGACACCGAGCGTTTCGAACGCGTGGAACTCGATGCCCTGCAAGCCTTCGCCAGCCTCGCCGCCGCCACCGTCAATGTAGCCGAGCGCATCGAGCGCCTGGCCTTGCGCGCCGAAGACGAACACCAGCGTGCCGAGATTTACCGCCAGGCCAGCGGCCAGCAGCACAAGGAAATGATCGGCCAAAGTAAAAGCCACAAGCGCCTGGTCGAGGAGATCAAATTGGTCGGTGGCAGCGACCTGACCGTACTGATCACTGGCGAAACCGGAGTGGGCAAGGAACTGGTGGCCCAGGCCATCCACGCCGCATCAACACGCGCGGACAAACCGCTGATCAGCCTCAATTGCGCCGCCCTGCCGGAAACCCTGGTGGAAAGCGAGCTGTTCGGCCATGTGCGCGGCGCCTTCACCGGCGCGTTGAATGAGCGCCGCGGCAAATTCGAACTGGCCAATGGCGGTACGTTGTTCCTGGATGAAGTGGGTGAGCTGTCACTGACAGTGCAAGCCAAGCTGCTGCGGGTACTGCAAAGCGGCCAGTTGCAGCGGCTGGGCTCGGACAAGGAACACCAAGTGGACGTTCGCCTGATCGCCGCCACCAACCGCGACCTGGCCTTTGAGGTGCGCAACGGCCGCTACCGCGCCGATTTTTACCACCGCCTCAGCGTGTACCCCCTGCAAGTACCGGCGCTGCGCGAACGCGGGCGCGATGTACTGCTGCTGGCCGGCTACTTCCTCGAACAGAACCGCTCGCGCATGGGCCTGGGCAGCTTGCGCCTGACCAGCGATGCCCAGGCGGCGCTGCTGGCCTATAACTGGCCGGGCAACGTGCGAGAGCTGGAACATTTGATCGGACGCAGCGCGCTGAAAGCCTTGGGAAACTGTCGCGAACGTCCGAGGATTTTAAGCTTGAGTGCCCAGGACCTCGACCTGCCCGATGTCAGCGCGCCGCAGATCGAAGAACAGACTGACATGGCGACCGCCGTCACCGGCGACCTGCGTCAGGCCACCGAGCACTACCAGCGCCAAATCATCAGCGCTTGCCTGGAGCGCCACCAGCACAACTGGGCCAGCGCCGCCCGCGAACTCGGCCTGGACCGCGCCAACCTCGGCCGAATGGCCAAACGCCTTGGAATGAAATAA
- a CDS encoding DUF1302 domain-containing protein, with the protein MTRTTMRAIFRPQALAAAVALGCCAQAQAVSFNIGEIEGQFDSSLSVGASWGMRDADKKLVGTVNGGTGQASTGDDGRLNFKKGETFSKIFKGLHDLELKYGDTGVFVRGKYWYDFELKDEDREFKQISDHNRKEGAKSSGAQILDAFVYHNYSLGDLPGTVRAGKQVVSWGESTFIGNSINSINPIDVSAFRRPGAEIKEGLIPVNMLFASQSLTSQLTVEGFYQLEWDQTVLDNCGTFFGSDVAADGCTNNYTVGNPAIRPLQPVAAAFGQGFGATNEGVIVRRAGDRDARDSGQFGTALRWLGDDTEYGLYFMNYHSRSPIVGTITNNTNLATLGAISGTANAIAPGSGAGLVQSLMLGRGQYYLDYPEDIRLFGASFSTTLPTGTAWTGEISYRPNAPVQLNTTDLTLALINPVAGQLASPIRSNFGSDNKGYRRKEITQIQSSMTQFFDQVLGAERLTLVGEAAIVHVGGLEDKSKLRYGRDSVYGAYGFEGDTDGFVTSTSWGYRARAILDYNNVIAGINLKPNLSWSHDVAGYGPNGLFNKGAKAISAGVDADYRNTYTASLSYTDFFGGDYNTLTDRDFLALSFGVNF; encoded by the coding sequence ATGACAAGAACAACAATGCGCGCCATCTTCAGGCCACAGGCGCTGGCCGCTGCGGTTGCGTTGGGTTGCTGTGCGCAGGCACAGGCTGTTTCATTCAACATTGGCGAGATCGAAGGGCAATTCGATTCCTCGCTGTCGGTGGGCGCGAGTTGGGGCATGCGCGATGCGGACAAAAAACTGGTGGGCACCGTCAATGGCGGCACCGGCCAGGCTTCCACCGGGGATGACGGGCGCCTGAACTTCAAGAAGGGCGAGACCTTCTCGAAAATCTTCAAAGGCCTGCACGACCTTGAATTGAAGTACGGCGACACGGGCGTGTTTGTCCGTGGCAAATACTGGTACGACTTCGAACTCAAGGACGAAGATCGCGAGTTCAAGCAGATCAGCGACCACAACCGCAAGGAAGGCGCCAAGTCCAGCGGTGCGCAGATCCTCGATGCCTTCGTTTATCACAACTACTCACTGGGCGATCTGCCGGGCACCGTGCGCGCGGGTAAGCAAGTGGTGAGCTGGGGTGAAAGTACTTTCATCGGCAACTCCATCAACAGCATCAACCCTATTGACGTGTCTGCCTTCCGTCGCCCGGGTGCCGAGATCAAGGAAGGGCTGATCCCGGTCAACATGCTGTTCGCTTCACAAAGCCTGACCAGCCAACTGACCGTAGAAGGGTTCTACCAGCTGGAATGGGACCAGACGGTGCTGGATAACTGCGGCACTTTTTTTGGCAGCGATGTGGCGGCGGATGGTTGCACCAACAACTACACCGTCGGGAACCCGGCGATCAGGCCGTTGCAACCTGTGGCGGCGGCGTTCGGCCAAGGGTTTGGCGCGACCAATGAAGGCGTGATCGTACGTCGCGCCGGTGACCGCGATGCGCGGGATTCCGGCCAGTTCGGTACGGCCTTGCGTTGGCTGGGGGATGACACCGAGTACGGCCTGTACTTCATGAACTACCACAGCCGTTCACCGATCGTGGGCACCATCACCAACAACACCAACTTGGCGACACTCGGCGCGATCTCCGGCACCGCCAACGCCATTGCGCCGGGCTCCGGTGCGGGCCTGGTGCAGAGCCTGATGCTCGGCCGCGGCCAGTACTACCTCGACTACCCGGAAGATATTCGCCTGTTCGGGGCCAGTTTTTCCACCACCTTGCCCACCGGCACGGCGTGGACCGGAGAGATCAGCTACCGCCCAAATGCTCCGGTGCAACTCAATACCACCGACCTGACCCTGGCCCTGATCAACCCCGTCGCAGGCCAGCTCGCCTCACCTATCCGCAGCAACTTCGGTTCTGACAACAAAGGCTACCGCCGCAAGGAAATCACCCAGATCCAAAGCAGCATGACCCAATTTTTCGACCAGGTACTCGGCGCTGAACGCCTGACGCTGGTGGGCGAAGCGGCCATCGTGCACGTCGGGGGCCTAGAGGATAAATCCAAACTGCGTTACGGCCGCGACTCGGTGTACGGCGCTTATGGTTTCGAAGGCGACACCGATGGCTTTGTCACGTCCACCTCCTGGGGTTACCGCGCGCGAGCGATCCTTGACTACAACAACGTGATCGCCGGGATCAACCTCAAGCCCAACCTGTCCTGGTCCCATGACGTCGCCGGCTACGGCCCCAACGGCCTGTTCAACAAAGGCGCCAAGGCGATCAGTGCGGGGGTCGATGCGGACTACCGCAACACCTACACCGCCAGCCTCAGCTACACCGACTTCTTTGGTGGCGACTACAACACCCTGACCGACCGCGACTTCCTCGCCCTCAGCTTCGGCGTGAACTTCTGA
- a CDS encoding LuxR C-terminal-related transcriptional regulator, with protein MTAMTRCLDRPGFMPRLSAHHLLRPRLAVPLLAAQVRVKLLCAPGGSGKSALLAECALQAPQDCQVYWLPLNGVALSPLDLCLRLAQSLGLPFTDEATLLLDLGRWHTSAWVFLDDFCRLPAPDTDALLDRLLTASSPALSWWLGARRRPACNWPRLLLDDELLECGAELAFDPEEIKQLLSHAPGQSVDRVLQFSAGWCAGVRIALLGDGHPDKTLLDYLQHELFSTLPAELAEAWRVLAHLPRFNTGLCEHLFGFGDGVQYLRDLQALGAFIQPWEDTDWLQVFPPLAQLMRDEPWPAKRSWHRRACQWFTAEQDWQAAFEHALLAEEYEVAVSLLQYFSFEDLFRQQNAVLLLSLHEQHGDELMLGSAQLVGLVTAALLFAGRFDRAAQCIDQLARFAPQPTAAQQRYLLARWQAQWGWLLHLGGDAERSREHFLEALQALPDSAWTSRLMCLSGLTQQALLRGELDVAQSLSREALCLARAHGSLLLEALLELDHAQLLEQRGAPYRAQSLLENVQAMLLKQRLKAGPLVGRIALRRGHLALRQGQDSLAVECFETGLKVCLHSQDKRVLYGFLGLALMAANRGDYAQAFDQLREAERLMQQRQVPDRVYRAVLLLVSGHFWLQQGRADLTVEAVRRVLRHFRGPEAKQAPPATLELIPRLEYLLVLAEVKLGCAEQPVARLTALLGIAHQRGMLCLETELHLVLGEVAWQVGDASLARRSLQTGLELAERCQVQQAIRELRLRSPGLLSELGMEPQASTSGAVENPLSQRELEVLQLIALGNSNLEIADRLFISLHTVKTHARRIHSKLGVERRTQAVAKAKTLGLMI; from the coding sequence ATGACCGCCATGACACGCTGCCTGGACCGTCCTGGATTCATGCCTCGGCTGTCCGCCCACCATCTGCTGCGCCCGCGCTTGGCGGTGCCTTTGCTGGCGGCGCAGGTCAGGGTGAAGCTGTTGTGCGCGCCGGGTGGCAGTGGCAAAAGTGCGTTGCTCGCCGAGTGCGCATTGCAGGCACCCCAGGATTGCCAGGTGTACTGGTTGCCGCTCAATGGTGTTGCCCTCAGCCCTCTCGATCTGTGCCTGCGCCTGGCACAAAGCCTCGGCTTGCCATTCACCGATGAAGCCACGTTGCTGCTGGACCTTGGCCGCTGGCACACCTCGGCGTGGGTGTTCCTCGATGACTTCTGCCGCTTACCCGCGCCCGACACCGACGCCTTGCTCGACCGCCTGCTCACTGCCAGCAGCCCGGCGTTGAGCTGGTGGCTTGGGGCGCGGCGCCGTCCGGCGTGCAATTGGCCACGGCTGTTGCTCGACGATGAGTTGCTGGAGTGTGGCGCCGAGTTGGCGTTTGATCCTGAGGAAATCAAGCAACTGCTCAGCCATGCGCCAGGGCAGTCCGTCGACCGTGTGTTGCAGTTCAGCGCCGGCTGGTGCGCCGGTGTGCGCATCGCGCTGCTCGGCGATGGTCACCCGGACAAAACCTTGCTCGACTATTTGCAACACGAGCTGTTCAGCACCTTGCCGGCCGAGCTGGCCGAAGCCTGGCGCGTGTTGGCCCATCTGCCGCGCTTTAATACGGGGTTGTGCGAGCACCTGTTCGGCTTTGGCGACGGCGTCCAATACCTGCGGGACTTGCAGGCCCTCGGCGCGTTTATCCAGCCTTGGGAAGACACGGATTGGCTACAGGTTTTCCCGCCGCTGGCACAGCTGATGCGTGATGAGCCCTGGCCGGCCAAGCGCTCCTGGCACCGGCGCGCCTGCCAATGGTTCACCGCCGAACAGGACTGGCAGGCGGCATTTGAGCACGCCTTGCTGGCCGAAGAATATGAAGTCGCGGTGAGCCTGTTGCAGTACTTCAGTTTCGAGGACCTGTTCCGCCAGCAGAACGCGGTGTTGCTGTTGAGCTTGCACGAGCAGCATGGCGATGAATTGATGCTCGGCTCGGCGCAACTGGTCGGGCTGGTGACGGCGGCATTGCTGTTCGCCGGGCGTTTCGACAGGGCCGCGCAATGCATCGACCAGCTTGCGCGGTTCGCCCCGCAACCGACGGCGGCGCAACAACGCTACCTGCTGGCGCGCTGGCAGGCGCAATGGGGCTGGCTGCTGCATTTGGGCGGCGATGCAGAGCGCTCTCGCGAACATTTCCTGGAGGCGCTGCAAGCCTTGCCCGACAGTGCCTGGACGTCGCGGCTGATGTGCTTGTCGGGCCTGACCCAGCAAGCCTTGCTGCGTGGCGAGTTGGACGTGGCCCAGAGCCTGAGCCGTGAAGCGTTGTGCCTGGCCCGGGCCCATGGTTCGTTGCTGCTCGAGGCCTTGCTCGAACTGGATCACGCGCAATTGCTGGAGCAGCGCGGCGCGCCGTATCGGGCGCAAAGCCTGCTGGAAAATGTGCAGGCGATGTTACTCAAGCAGCGGCTCAAGGCCGGGCCCTTGGTCGGGCGCATTGCCCTGCGGCGCGGGCATCTGGCGTTGCGCCAGGGGCAAGACAGCCTGGCGGTCGAATGCTTCGAAACAGGCTTGAAGGTGTGCCTGCACAGCCAGGACAAGCGCGTGCTCTACGGGTTTCTCGGCTTGGCGCTGATGGCGGCCAATCGTGGCGACTACGCCCAAGCCTTTGACCAACTGCGCGAAGCCGAACGGCTGATGCAACAACGCCAGGTGCCCGACAGGGTGTATCGCGCGGTGCTGCTGTTGGTCAGCGGGCATTTCTGGTTGCAACAGGGGCGCGCCGACCTGACCGTAGAAGCAGTGCGCCGCGTACTGCGCCATTTCCGTGGGCCCGAGGCCAAGCAGGCGCCGCCGGCCACCCTGGAACTGATCCCGCGTCTGGAATACCTGCTGGTACTGGCGGAAGTGAAACTGGGCTGTGCCGAGCAACCCGTAGCGCGGCTTACGGCCTTGCTGGGCATCGCCCACCAACGCGGCATGCTCTGCCTGGAGACCGAGCTGCACTTGGTGCTCGGCGAAGTGGCTTGGCAAGTCGGCGACGCCTCACTGGCGCGCCGTTCGCTGCAAACCGGGCTGGAGCTGGCGGAGCGTTGCCAGGTGCAGCAGGCGATTCGCGAGCTGCGGCTGCGCTCGCCGGGGTTGTTGAGCGAGCTGGGCATGGAGCCCCAAGCCTCAACGTCAGGAGCGGTCGAGAACCCACTCAGCCAGCGCGAGCTGGAAGTGCTGCAGTTGATCGCCCTGGGTAACTCCAACCTGGAAATCGCCGACCGCCTGTTTATCTCCCTGCACACCGTCAAGACCCACGCGCGGCGCATCCACAGCAAACTCGGCGTGGAGCGGCGTACGCAAGCGGTGGCCAAGGCCAAGACCCTGGGGTTGATGATCTAA
- a CDS encoding DMT family transporter translates to MNLSLYLLTVLIWGTTWIALKWQLGVVAIPVSIVYRFGLAALVLFALLVLSRKLQVMNRRGHLICLAQGLCLFCVNFMCFLTASQWIPSGLVAVVFSTATLWNALNARVFFGQRVARNVLMGGGLGLLGLGLLFWPELVGHTASPQTLLGLGLALLGTMCFSAGNMLSSLQQKAGLRPLTTNAWGMAYGAAMLATYCLVRGIPFEMDWSARYVGALWYLVIPGSVIGFTAYLTLVGRMGPERAAYCTVLFPVVALNVSAFVEGYQWTAPALVGLVLVMVGNVLVFRRVKRVNPVFKAQQI, encoded by the coding sequence ATGAACCTTTCCCTGTATTTACTCACCGTGCTGATCTGGGGCACCACCTGGATCGCCCTCAAGTGGCAACTGGGCGTGGTGGCCATCCCCGTGTCCATCGTTTATCGCTTTGGCTTGGCGGCGCTGGTGTTGTTTGCGCTGTTGGTGCTCAGCCGCAAGTTGCAGGTGATGAACCGGCGTGGGCACTTGATCTGCCTGGCCCAAGGGCTGTGCCTGTTCTGCGTCAACTTCATGTGCTTTCTTACGGCCAGCCAGTGGATTCCCAGTGGGTTGGTGGCGGTGGTGTTCTCCACGGCTACGCTGTGGAACGCGCTGAATGCCCGGGTATTTTTCGGCCAGCGGGTGGCGCGCAATGTGTTGATGGGCGGCGGCCTTGGCTTGCTGGGACTGGGCTTGCTGTTCTGGCCAGAACTGGTGGGGCATACCGCCAGTCCGCAGACCTTGCTCGGCTTGGGGTTGGCGTTGCTGGGGACAATGTGTTTCTCGGCGGGCAATATGCTCTCGAGTTTGCAGCAGAAGGCCGGGCTCAGGCCGTTGACCACCAATGCCTGGGGCATGGCGTATGGCGCGGCGATGTTGGCGACGTATTGCCTGGTACGCGGGATTCCGTTCGAGATGGACTGGAGCGCCCGGTATGTTGGGGCGTTGTGGTACCTGGTGATTCCGGGGTCGGTGATTGGGTTTACGGCTTATCTGACGTTGGTGGGGCGGATGGGGCCGGAGCGTGCGGCGTATTGCACGGTGTTGTTTCCGGTGGTGGCGCTGAATGTGTCGGCGTTTGTTGAGGGGTATCAGTGGACGGCGCCGGCGTTGGTGGGGTTGGTGCTGGTGATGGTGGGGAATGTGTTGGTGTTTCGGAGGGTGAAGCGTGTGAACCCAGTCTTTAAGGCACAACAAATCTAA
- a CDS encoding DUF1329 domain-containing protein, producing MRKIIAVMALSLLAANVMAAVSPDEAAKLGTTLTPVGAEKAGNADGSIPAWTGGIPKNAGAVDSKGFLADPFASEKPLFVITAATVDTYKDKLSDGQVAMFKRYPETYKIPVYPSHRTVNLPPEIYESIKRSALNVKAINDGNGLENFTGNRYYAFPIPKNGVEVLWNHITRYHGGNLRRIITQATPQTNGGYTPIRFEEEVAVPQAIPDMDQAKAANVLSFFKQSVTAPARLAGNVLLVHETLDQVKEPRLAWIYNAGQRRVRRAPQVSYDGPGTASDGLRTTDNFDMFSGAPDRYDWKLVGKKEMYIPYNSYKLDQPTLKYDDIIKAGHINQDLTRYELHRVWEVVGTVKPSERHIYAKRHMYIDEDSWQVALVDHYDGRGQLWRVAEGHAQFYYNHQVPAYTVETLYDIIAGRYIALGMKNEEKSSFVFGFNAKAADYTPAALRAEGVR from the coding sequence ATGCGTAAGATAATTGCGGTAATGGCCCTCAGCCTGTTGGCCGCCAACGTGATGGCGGCGGTGTCGCCGGACGAGGCGGCCAAGCTGGGCACCACCCTGACCCCGGTGGGCGCCGAAAAAGCCGGCAACGCCGATGGCTCGATCCCGGCCTGGACTGGCGGCATTCCCAAAAACGCCGGTGCGGTGGACAGCAAGGGCTTCCTCGCCGACCCGTTCGCCAGTGAAAAACCATTGTTCGTGATCACCGCCGCCACCGTCGACACATATAAAGACAAGCTGTCTGACGGCCAGGTAGCGATGTTCAAGCGCTATCCCGAGACCTATAAAATTCCGGTGTATCCAAGCCACCGCACGGTCAATCTGCCGCCGGAGATCTACGAGTCGATCAAGCGCAGCGCGCTGAACGTCAAGGCCATCAACGACGGTAATGGCCTGGAAAATTTCACCGGCAACCGCTACTACGCGTTCCCGATTCCGAAGAATGGCGTGGAAGTGCTGTGGAACCACATCACCCGATACCACGGTGGCAACCTGCGCCGCATCATCACCCAGGCCACCCCGCAGACCAACGGCGGGTACACGCCGATCCGCTTCGAAGAAGAAGTGGCGGTGCCGCAAGCGATCCCGGACATGGACCAGGCCAAGGCCGCCAACGTGCTGAGCTTTTTCAAGCAATCGGTGACGGCGCCGGCGCGGCTGGCGGGCAACGTGCTGTTGGTACACGAAACCCTCGACCAGGTGAAGGAGCCGCGCCTGGCCTGGATCTACAACGCCGGCCAGCGCCGCGTGCGCCGTGCGCCGCAGGTGTCGTATGACGGTCCGGGTACTGCATCCGATGGGCTGCGCACCACGGATAACTTCGATATGTTCTCCGGCGCGCCTGACCGTTATGACTGGAAGCTGGTGGGCAAGAAGGAGATGTACATCCCCTACAACAGCTACAAGCTGGACCAGCCGACGCTCAAGTACGACGACATCATCAAGGCCGGCCACATCAACCAGGACCTGACCCGCTATGAGCTGCACCGCGTGTGGGAAGTGGTTGGCACGGTCAAGCCGAGCGAGCGGCACATCTACGCCAAGCGCCACATGTACATCGACGAAGACAGCTGGCAGGTGGCACTGGTGGATCACTACGACGGCCGTGGCCAACTGTGGCGGGTTGCCGAGGGGCATGCGCAGTTCTACTACAACCACCAGGTGCCCGCCTACACGGTGGAGACGCTGTACGACATCATCGCCGGGCGCTACATCGCCTTGGGGATGAAGAACGAGGAGAAGAGCAGTTTTGTGTTTGGGTTCAATGCCAAGGCGGCGGATTACACGCCGGCGGCGTTGAGGGCAGAGGGGGTTCGCTGA
- a CDS encoding helix-turn-helix domain-containing protein → MPDLESLQVFQALNRSPNARLEACAELGDGLSAALWSNHHDSQDYQAPSHHTLSCYIGGGTGTFRRDQPGTKGGPDKLCILPAEHQSAWVINGEIRLAHVYFSPEQFALGCITLLDREPRTLHLRESTFLEDASQARRFHQLIALNWHEPAERLLTSSLAHEMLSHTLLSQVGAREGLRLKGGLAAYQRRLLVDYIDHHLEDPISLGQLAGMCALSEYHFARMFRQTFGLPPHQYLLARRLTRAQALLRSGALPLGEIALMCGFSSASHFTHRFRQAMGATPGEYRQAFCA, encoded by the coding sequence ATGCCTGATCTGGAATCCCTGCAAGTCTTTCAAGCCCTTAATCGCTCGCCCAACGCACGCCTTGAGGCCTGCGCCGAGCTCGGTGACGGCTTGTCTGCGGCGTTGTGGAGCAACCACCATGACTCGCAGGATTACCAGGCGCCGAGCCATCACACGCTGTCGTGCTACATCGGCGGCGGCACCGGCACCTTTCGGCGTGACCAGCCGGGCACCAAGGGCGGGCCCGACAAGCTGTGCATCCTGCCCGCCGAGCATCAGTCGGCGTGGGTGATCAACGGCGAGATTCGCCTGGCCCACGTGTATTTCAGCCCGGAGCAGTTTGCGTTGGGCTGCATCACCCTGCTCGACCGCGAGCCCCGCACCTTGCACCTGCGCGAAAGCACCTTCCTGGAAGATGCCAGCCAGGCCCGGCGCTTTCATCAATTGATCGCGCTGAACTGGCACGAACCCGCCGAGCGCTTGCTGACCAGCAGCCTGGCCCATGAAATGCTCAGCCACACCCTGCTCAGCCAGGTGGGCGCGCGTGAAGGGCTGCGCCTGAAAGGCGGGTTGGCGGCGTACCAGCGACGACTGTTGGTGGACTACATCGATCACCACCTGGAAGACCCGATCAGCCTGGGCCAATTGGCCGGGATGTGCGCGCTGTCGGAGTACCATTTCGCGAGGATGTTCCGCCAGACGTTCGGCCTGCCGCCCCATCAATATTTGTTGGCGCGGCGATTGACCCGTGCCCAGGCGCTGCTGCGCAGCGGCGCCCTGCCCTTGGGCGAGATCGCCTTGATGTGCGGTTTCTCCAGCGCCAGCCACTTCACCCATCGCTTTCGCCAGGCCATGGGCGCCACACCCGGCGAGTATCGCCAGGCGTTCTGCGCTTAG